The following nucleotide sequence is from Barnesiella viscericola DSM 18177.
AGCACGGGGGATCCACCTCTACCCATTCCGAACAGAGAAGTTAAGCCCCGTCACGCCGATGGTACTGCGCAAGTGGGAGAGTAGGTAGCCGCCACCTTAAAAGACAGAGCCGGAAGGAAGTCGAGAGAAGACAACCCTCCGGCTCTTTTTTTATGCTCGTTCCCTCCTCCCGGCTAGCCCGCTCCCTGCCCGATAAAGGCGGGATTTTGCGGCACTTCTATCTTTTACCTTCGGTCGTCCCCCTCCGTCATTTTTCCCTCCGCTTTCTCCCATAGGCCGGCTTCGTTTATACTCAATGGCAGAGAGATCATGAAATTTCTTTGTTAGGTGGGAATAAAAATATTTTAACTATCTTTACTTGGTAAAAGCGAGCGTATGAATATATCTCATATAAGACTTTTAAATCAACAGTTGGTCTCTCCGCAATATTCTGATGTACACGATTTGGTGTCATGGATGGGTATGTTGCAGGCTCAGGAGTATAAGATGATGCGCTGGGCGGTAGGTACGAGAGTGAAGAAACCTTCGATGGCTGCTTTTCGGGAGGCTTACGATATGGGACGTATCGTGCGGGCTCATCTGTTTCGGTGTACGTGGCAACTGGTGGCAGCCGAGGATTATCGGTGGATGCTTTCGTTGTGTACCGATAAAAACAGGTTGGCTATTCGGGGTTATTTGGCATATCACGGAAAGCGACTCGAAGAGCGAGAGTATGAGCGTGCCAATGACCTTATTCGTCGGTCGCTCGAGGGAAAGGGCTCGGTGTCGAAGGATACTCTTCTGCGAAGACTCAAAGAGCTGGGTCTTGTTGATGATGCTCATACGATGTCAATCTATTTGCGCCGAGCCGAGGCGGACGGAGTTATTTGTAGCGGCGTGTTGGACAATCGTCAGAATACTTATGCTCTGGTCGATGACCGAATACCTCAGGTCCCGGATATGTTGCGGGAAGAGGCTCTTGCTTTGTTGGTCCGCAGGTATTTCCAGAGCCATGCTCCCGCCACGCTCGAAGATTTTGTGTGGTGGTCGAATCTGGGTGTAGGTGAGTGTCGGGCAGCCATCGAGTCGATTCGCAGTGAGTTGATTGCCGAGTCGTATGCCGGGGAGACTTATTTTATACATCGCGATTGCCGGGTGAGGGGATACCGTCGGCAGACGATTCTGTTGCCGTCGTATGACGAATATCTCATTGGCTATAAAAGTCGGTACCATGCTTTTGAAGAGGAGTTCCGCCATCGGGTGCATAGTAGTAACGGCTTGTTCTATCCGGTGAT
It contains:
- a CDS encoding winged helix DNA-binding domain-containing protein yields the protein MNISHIRLLNQQLVSPQYSDVHDLVSWMGMLQAQEYKMMRWAVGTRVKKPSMAAFREAYDMGRIVRAHLFRCTWQLVAAEDYRWMLSLCTDKNRLAIRGYLAYHGKRLEEREYERANDLIRRSLEGKGSVSKDTLLRRLKELGLVDDAHTMSIYLRRAEADGVICSGVLDNRQNTYALVDDRIPQVPDMLREEALALLVRRYFQSHAPATLEDFVWWSNLGVGECRAAIESIRSELIAESYAGETYFIHRDCRVRGYRRQTILLPSYDEYLIGYKSRYHAFEEEFRHRVHSSNGLFYPVILHDGQVVGNWHPKQEVSFFKDEMQPDIADAMLRYRRFLDSE